Sequence from the Mugil cephalus isolate CIBA_MC_2020 chromosome 20, CIBA_Mcephalus_1.1, whole genome shotgun sequence genome:
CGGTTCAGAGCCAGAGtctaacatttaaaatactcATAAACGTCACGTTCGACCTTCGTCGCATCGATGCAGAAGAGTCAGCAGCCGTGTTTGCAGCGTCACTTAATTGTAGTTGCTTCTGTCGTAAGCGTGCCGACATAAAAATGCAACTTTGAAATGCAGACGGTGGCTTTTTGCTGTGTCTGGCCCTGGCACTGCTGGTAAATGCATACAGATAAATACGCTGTTGTGGTTAGTGACTAATTCACATTGGTGCGAATGAGCCATCTGTGCCCTTATTTGGCTCTTTGACAAGGGTTTATGAAGAAACATCTGTCACTTTACGCCTTTAATTAAAGAGATCACATTTACTTAACGGTTCATGGAAAGTTGTGCTTCCACAACAGTTACTGAAGCAGTGGGATTAATGCTGGTGGTAATTTCAGTGGAGTTTCAACCAAATTTTCCACAAACTTTCTGAAAACAGCACGGAGGCGCTGGAGGAAGAAACGTGCCGAGGACATATTACAAGGATTAAAATATTGTATCATCCAAAAACCGCAAAGATTTAAGTTAAAATCCTCTAGTAAAGAGTAAAGACTGAAAGTTTGTTTGAGGAGCTTCGCTGCATCTGTGGTACAGATTAGTGGATATGTGCGACACAGCCTTTGTTGACAGCTTGAGCACCACTGTGTTAATTATCCCttcctaaaataaaatttttgaCTGTCACTAAGTGTATGTGTTCATCCTGAAACGAAACACATCTAAAAAAAGGCCTTAAATTTACACATAACATTTTCCTCGAATATAAATCACGCAAGTACGTTTTTAACTCTCACAGTCAAAGAGACGTCCCACTGGCAACATGAATTAAGCCTACGccatatcatcatcatcagcatcgccgctctcacacacaaacctaCCTGGTTGGATGCAGCAGCGGTGCAGCGGTGCTGAGCCAGCTCCAGCATGGTCCTATAGCTCTTGCAACAGGAGGGACAGTCGAAGCGGTTCGGCCCGTCGTCGTGAATCCTCTGGTGGTTGCGGAGGTACCGGGCCAGGCGGAAGGCTTTGCCGCACAGGTCGCACATGTAGCGCTTCTGACCGTGGATTCGCATGTGGTTGCGCAAGGACATGTAGTTGGTGTAGGGCTTGCTGCAAAAGTCGCACCTGGTGGCGAAAGTGTTTATTATGTAGAGTTTACCGAAAGACGTTTAACCTCAAATCGAAACGACAAAAGCCCCAGACCAGTACCTGAAGTCTCCAGTCTTGTGGGTGAGCTTGTGGTTGAGCAGGGAGCTGGCGTGCTTGTAGGCGCAGCTGCACAGGTCGCAGACGTACGGCCTCTCGTCCGACTCCATGTCGTCGGGCGCCGTCGTCGCCGGCTGCGGCGCCGGCGCCGGCGCTCGAGACTCCATGGAGAGACTCGAGCTGGAGAGTGACGCTGAGGAGAGGCTGGACGTGGAGAGGGCTGCCGAGGACGAGGGGAGCTGATCGCACCAGCTGATGGTCGAACTTGGCTGCGTCAGAGGAGAGGGAAACGTTAATGCAGACCGTGATGCGTGTagagaagcaaataacactCTTAcgacttttttttatatgataTGTACTTGTCCAAGAGATAGGAATTTGTATACGTGAAGTACTGGataaagaaggaaaggaagcGGCTGCAGTCAGATCTTAGTTTGACATACAACTAAAACTGATACGACCATTTTTAAATGCCAAGTGTCTGCGCTTGACACAACCTGACACCCACAgctttttatacatttcatcAGTTCACTGACCTACTCAGTCTCCTCTACTCCTTTTACAACCATCACCTGACACTCAGCAACCTGCAGTTGATTGCCACAATTTGGGgattaaattagaaaataatCATTATGCTTTATGATGCCCACTGTGCAAAAACTGTCCAGgattgtgtgtatgtatatatatatatatatattattacgGCATCCGGCTAAATACTCATGAATGCATTCTGATACAACAGTTCTACACTGAATCCCAGCTTTCAGGAAGGTGATGATtcatcatttgtttaaaataacagctgtgttttcatctggAAGCTGTGCTTGGTACAACAATTTAATCTAAATGCTTTGCAGACACATTTCTCGAACCACAGACCACATCCTCCAAAGTGATCATAAGATTACATAAAGTCAACATTACAGGAAGTCACGAAAGCAGATTTGTTCCTGAAGTAAATCATATTATGATGGCTCCGTTTCCACTAGTGCACCTAATGTACTGGTAAATTATTGTATGTATCTTCAGCAAAAGacttataatatatatatatatatatatataaaaaaagaaaacagcaagtGATCCTGGAAAGTGATTCTGACACCTGTCTCCCAATGATGACAGATTCAGCGACCCGTGTTGTTATTGCTAATAGCCCCACAAACTGCACGTGTTTCCAACAGTGGAAGACAGGTAgcggaaaatgtgtttttttttttaaacatataaatTGAATTGTGTTAGTGCCCGTGCAGATAATCTTTGGGCTGAGAGCGACCATGAATGAACCGCACAGTCTGGCATCACAAAGGGGTCTTTCAAAGTCCTCCGCGGGGCGTCTTCCGCTCCCGTTTCCTGCGGGGCAGCCCGGCCGTGTTTACTTTGCGCTGTTAAGCTAACAATATCGGAGGCCCCGTGCGTGCACTTGTGctcaaataaaccttttttgtgGTTTGCTTCAGTGTACGCTGAACTTTATGAACCCAATATTGCACGCGGCTGTGTCTTCAGGTAAAAcgtaaaatgttttttcctgTCGTTCCCCGTTCGACTGGAGCAGCGAGTGTAGCCTCAAGTTAGCTCTAACTCGGTGATGCTTGGCTGCTTTGACGCTATTTTCTTAATTATTCTCATTGCTTTGCGGCAAAGCAACACCACAGCACCGGAAGCAGCACGTCTAAATCCACCATTCCCCCTTTTAGAggcataataaaaacaacacgaAGGATAAAACCCATTACTAGCCGCTTAGCTCGGCAGCTAAGTCAAACTAGGCCAGGATTCGCTCAGCATGACGATTAGCCGAATGCTAACGATGCTGTTCTGGAGCATATCCTGCAGCCTTGGACCACCCAGTGCTGCTAAACTGAATTGCCGACAcacaataacattaaaaacagatgcAACGCTGCGTGTTTAGCTGGTGAAATGTTGCTCCGTTAGCCGGACCGGGCTCGCTGGCTAacagcggtggtggtggtggtggtggctgctGGTTTTCTTACTCCGGTGTCGTTGGGGTCCTTTTTCCAGAACAATTGGGAGCAGTGGCCGAAAGACTCTGTCGATGTCACATAGTTCACTCCGTTTCTATCTTGAAAGTCTCCATGCGTGCTGCCGGTATTTGTCCTGGCGTACATCGTCGGTTTTCAGATTCTtcgactcttttttttattagttgaaAAGAAACAGGGCCGCTTTGTCGGGATCTTCTTccgaaaagaaaaatattacttCTGTGAAATGAGCGTTTTGGCGGCGGACATATTGATGCATGTGAGGCATTACCGCCGCCTGCTGGCCTGGAGTGTAACAAcacatatgaataaaataataaataaatacataaaagtaccaaaacataacaaaacataaCTCTGAGTCTGAATTTCAAGAATAGACTCAAGGaaaaagtcataattctgactttgttctcaaacttttgtttattattctaACAATAATGACAAAGAATAGAGGAAAGTTTGAGGTCAAATGTCAGAAGACTTCGTaaaagaattaataaataaattcacaattATCACTTAATTCTCTTAAAAATGTCATAATCCTTTAGCTTCTAACATCTGTAGTCGAGGTCACATTTCAGATGTCTAACAGCTCCACAAATGAATGATAgttcttccatttttttctaaacatgTTTTGATTTCACTTACTGTTCCATTACctttcaaaaaataaagattaaagatGGAACTGAAaaaggttttgcacatttttttttcttcttctaacagAGGGAGCCATTTCTTTAATTCTTATTTACTTCAGTATATTTCTATTTAGGATTTTCACTTGTAATGTGGGATTTTTGAATTTGTAATGACTGATATAAGGTGTTGGTTCCCATTTTTATAAAGGAGGTGTTTTCCACTAACTCAGGAACGGGGCAGAAAATCCATGAAACAAAAAGGCCATGGTTGTCATGCCAAAGcaaatggattttatttacacatttagtCACCCATAGTTCTACTTAAGTGGTACACAAGTGAAAGAAATAAGCGTGTGTGAACTGTGACAAACTATATTTTTCTTCCACCGTGTTTAAAGTCTGTGTAAAGCAGTCACACCGGCCGAAGAATAACCTGGCGACGAACCgaaagtgaaaattaaattaggTTTCAAAAGTATCTCACAATCTTGATGTAAACATCAGTCAGTGGTCTTTGCTATATTGAATGTAGGTAAGGATTACCCTTGGAGGAATATATATTCTGGTATTAACCATTACTGGCGATAAAAAGGATGCTAGGCTACATGCTACGTAGTAGTTTATTTAGGAGAATGGACAAAGTTAGAGTGATAACATAAGGCAACTTACACTGTAAAACACCCACTGGTGGGTGTGAACTGCAGACATTGGCACTAGATatactctgaatgcttcagcataccaagagattctGGACAATCCCATGCTCcaaactttgtgggaacagtttggggatgttCCATCTCCTTCCTGGTCCAACATGACCGTGAACCAGTGCAGAGTGTATGATGAAAGCACAGCTAGCTAGCAAACCAACGCTGTGGTAGCTTTCAATAAAACAGGAGCAACACAGACGCTAATGAACTTTAATGTCATATTATTAACAGGGGGGTAGTGTAATGTTATGTTGCTATAGCTGCATGATTTCAGACCCAGGTGAAAATTTCCGAAAACACAAAAGCCATGAAAGCCACTTTAATGTGGCAGTAATTTACTAACATGTATATAACATGTTGAGAAACCAATTCTGAATTTCCtttacacagactttaaaatgattattcCAGGTGAATACACTTTGGCTAAGACACAGGTGtgttatatctatatatgtatatatatatattataatctACACATATTTAGTGTCAAACCTCTCACAGAGGCTTTTTTAATAAGTGACTTGCACGTAAACAGTGTAACTATATTCTGTACAACATTTACAACGtatg
This genomic interval carries:
- the LOC124998397 gene encoding zinc finger protein 646-like isoform X5 — encoded protein: MYARTNTGSTHGDFQDRNGVNYVTSTESFGHCSQLFWKKDPNDTGPSSTISWCDQLPSSSAALSTSSLSSASLSSSSLSMESRAPAPAPQPATTAPDDMESDERPYVCDLCSCAYKHASSLLNHKLTHKTGDFRCDFCSKPYTNYMSLRNHMRIHGQKRYMCDLCGKAFRLARYLRNHQRIHDDGPNRFDCPSCCKSYRTMLELAQHRCTAAASNQSGGRRSNFSNARRQQQQQQQQQQQQQQQNNASSMMQAQHGGHGQQEPLPSHCVSPMSQGGPGGGVASQSVPDPHQQGRPSSVSSQSSQQSMRSSSSSKHVSSSSATPSSSYSLLQPLVPEVKEMSSGYTRLSANPMPKHQDTFSLAPQRPLTTINPIGHSLHPNGAPTLKPSPVPRTIQAMPWEQRSLYNQ
- the LOC124998397 gene encoding zinc finger protein 646-like isoform X4, which produces MYARTNTGSTHGDFQDRNGVNYVTSTESFGHCSQLFWKKDPNDTGPSSTISWCDQLPSSSAALSTSSLSSASLSSSSLSMESRAPAPAPQPATTAPDDMESDERPYVCDLCSCAYKHASSLLNHKLTHKTGDFRCDFCSKPYTNYMSLRNHMRIHGQKRYMCDLCGKAFRLARYLRNHQRIHDDGPNRFDCPSCCKSYRTMLELAQHRCTAAASNQNRFNCPSCFKSYRTMLDLAQHRCSAAAKNQSGGRRSNFSNARRQQQQQQQQQQQQQQQNNASSMMQAQHGGHGQQEPLPSHCVSPMSQGGPGGGVASQSVPDPHQGRPSSVSSQSSQQSMRSSSSSKHVSSSSATPSSSYSLLQPLVPEPKHQDTFSLAPQRPLTTINPIGHSLHPNGAPTLKPSPVPRTIQAMPWEQRSLYNQ
- the LOC124998397 gene encoding zinc finger protein 646-like isoform X3, with the protein product MYARTNTGSTHGDFQDRNGVNYVTSTESFGHCSQLFWKKDPNDTGPSSTISWCDQLPSSSAALSTSSLSSASLSSSSLSMESRAPAPAPQPATTAPDDMESDERPYVCDLCSCAYKHASSLLNHKLTHKTGDFRCDFCSKPYTNYMSLRNHMRIHGQKRYMCDLCGKAFRLARYLRNHQRIHDDGPNRFDCPSCCKSYRTMLELAQHRCTAAASNQNRFNCPSCFKSYRTMLDLAQHRCSAAAKNQSGGRRSNFSNARRQQQQQQQQQQQQQQQNNASSMMQAQHGGHGQQEPLPSHCVSPMSQGGPGGGVASQSVPDPHQQGRPSSVSSQSSQQSMRSSSSSKHVSSSSATPSSSYSLLQPLVPEPKHQDTFSLAPQRPLTTINPIGHSLHPNGAPTLKPSPVPRTIQAMPWEQRSLYNQ